The genome window TCCCCGGCGCATTCAGCTCCAGCCGCAGGATGCCAACCCAAGGGACGATCCCGGGGGATCAGGAGTGGACCGGTGACCCCTGCTGATGCGCGGGAACCTGTCGCCGGCTGGGACGTGGGAAACTGACAGaccagctgaggcaggggagcctggtgaTCCGGTGAAGACATGAAAGCCCGATGGGCCGGTGGAAGCAGGGGAGCCTGGTGATCCGGTGAAGGCATGAAA of Salmo salar chromosome ssa01, Ssal_v3.1, whole genome shotgun sequence contains these proteins:
- the LOC106571800 gene encoding sericin-1-like, with the protein product MTLGLGAARGFHASARSPGSPASACSSGFHVFTGSPGSPASTGPSGFHAFTGSPGSPASTGPSGFHAFTGSPGSPASTGPSGFHVFTGSPGSPASAGLSVSHVPAGDRFPRISRGHRSTPDPPGSSLGLASCGWS